Proteins from a single region of Pyrus communis chromosome 6, drPyrComm1.1, whole genome shotgun sequence:
- the LOC137738404 gene encoding uncharacterized protein isoform X1, which produces MGSATSSMAAKFAFFPPDPPSYDTYVDEPTGKMRISNVLPRDDVDVVRLSTKKGNEIVAMYVKNPCASLTLLYSHGNAADLGQMYHIFTELSLHLGVNLMGYDYSGYGQSSGKPSEQDTYADIEAAYKCLEEKFGVKEEDVILYGQSVGSGPALDLAVRLPNLRAVVLHSPILSGLRVMYHVKKTFWFDIYKNIDKIPLVSCPVLVIHGTEDEVVDFSHGKQLWELCKEKYEPLWLKGGNHCNLELYPEYLRHLRKFISAIEKLPRLRNSTEQSADQSESPLKIEDIGDKARSSTDLRDKSRSSTGKRDKSRLSTDSRERSSTSTEKREKSRKSTDRSGKLRSSTDQSERARNSFDRLGDMVRSVGLCNVDCLKQAALEA; this is translated from the exons ATGGGGTCTGCAACATCGTCTATGGCTGCAAAGTTTGCATTTTTCCCACCGGACCCTCCGTCATATGACACGTACGTCGACGAACCAACCGGGAAAATGAGGATCTCCAATGTTCTTCCCCGAGACGACGTTGATGTGGTGAGGCTGAGCACAAAAAAAGGGAATGAGATTGTGGCCATGTATGTCAAAAATCCATGTGCTTCACTCACTCTTCTGTACTCCCATGGAAACGCTGCTGATCTTGGTCAGatgtaccacattttcactgAGCTTAGCCTTCATCTGGGTGTCAATCTCATGGG GTACGATTATTCTGGCTATGGACAATCTTCTGGAAAG CCAAGTGAGCAGGACACATATGCAGACATAGAGGCAGCATACAAATGCCTTGAAGAGAAGTTCGGTGTAAAGGAGGAAGATGTCATTCTGTACGGACAGTCAGTTGGAAGCGGACCTGCTTTGGATTTGGCCGTTCGTTTGCCTAACTTGAGGGCTGTTGTTCTTCACAGTCCAATATTGTCCGGCCTCCGAGTAATGTACCATGTCAAGAAAACATTCTGGTTTGACATTTACAAG AATATCGATAAGATCCCACTTGTCAGTTGCCCAGTTTTGGTGATACAT GGAACTGAAGATGAAGTTGTGGATTTCTCCCATGGAAAACAGCTGTGGGAGCTTTGCAAAGAGAAGTATGAACCTTTGTGGCTCAAAGGAGGCAACCATTGTAACTTGGAACTCTATCCGGAATACTTGAGGCATCTCAGGAAGTTCATATCTGCCATAGAGAAATTACCCCGTCTTCGAAATTCAACCGAACAAAGCGCAGATCAATCAGAGTCTCCTCTGAAGATTGAAGACATCGGGGACAAGGCAAGATCAAGCACTGACTTAAGGGACAAGTCTAGGTCCAGCACCGGGAAGCGAGACAAGTCTAGGCTAAGCACAGACAGTAGAGAAAGATCAAGTACAAGCActgaaaagagagagaagtcAAGAAAGAGCACCGATCGGTCTGGAAAGTTGAGGAGCAGCACAGATCAGTCGGAGAGGGCTAGAAATAGCTTCGACCG
- the LOC137738404 gene encoding uncharacterized protein isoform X2 → MGSATSSMAAKFAFFPPDPPSYDTYVDEPTGKMRISNVLPRDDVDVVRLSTKKGNEIVAMYVKNPCASLTLLYSHGNAADLGQMYHIFTELSLHLGVNLMGYDYSGYGQSSGKPSEQDTYADIEAAYKCLEEKFGVKEEDVILYGQSVGSGPALDLAVRLPNLRAVVLHSPILSGLRVMYHVKKTFWFDIYKNIDKIPLVSCPVLVIHGTEDEVVDFSHGKQLWELCKEKYEPLWLKGGNHCNLELYPEYLRHLRKFISAIEKLPRPDLRDKSRSSTGKRDKSRLSTDSRERSSTSTEKREKSRKSTDRSGKLRSSTDQSERARNSFDRLGDMVRSVGLCNVDCLKQAALEA, encoded by the exons ATGGGGTCTGCAACATCGTCTATGGCTGCAAAGTTTGCATTTTTCCCACCGGACCCTCCGTCATATGACACGTACGTCGACGAACCAACCGGGAAAATGAGGATCTCCAATGTTCTTCCCCGAGACGACGTTGATGTGGTGAGGCTGAGCACAAAAAAAGGGAATGAGATTGTGGCCATGTATGTCAAAAATCCATGTGCTTCACTCACTCTTCTGTACTCCCATGGAAACGCTGCTGATCTTGGTCAGatgtaccacattttcactgAGCTTAGCCTTCATCTGGGTGTCAATCTCATGGG GTACGATTATTCTGGCTATGGACAATCTTCTGGAAAG CCAAGTGAGCAGGACACATATGCAGACATAGAGGCAGCATACAAATGCCTTGAAGAGAAGTTCGGTGTAAAGGAGGAAGATGTCATTCTGTACGGACAGTCAGTTGGAAGCGGACCTGCTTTGGATTTGGCCGTTCGTTTGCCTAACTTGAGGGCTGTTGTTCTTCACAGTCCAATATTGTCCGGCCTCCGAGTAATGTACCATGTCAAGAAAACATTCTGGTTTGACATTTACAAG AATATCGATAAGATCCCACTTGTCAGTTGCCCAGTTTTGGTGATACAT GGAACTGAAGATGAAGTTGTGGATTTCTCCCATGGAAAACAGCTGTGGGAGCTTTGCAAAGAGAAGTATGAACCTTTGTGGCTCAAAGGAGGCAACCATTGTAACTTGGAACTCTATCCGGAATACTTGAGGCATCTCAGGAAGTTCATATCTGCCATAGAGAAATTACCCCGTC CTGACTTAAGGGACAAGTCTAGGTCCAGCACCGGGAAGCGAGACAAGTCTAGGCTAAGCACAGACAGTAGAGAAAGATCAAGTACAAGCActgaaaagagagagaagtcAAGAAAGAGCACCGATCGGTCTGGAAAGTTGAGGAGCAGCACAGATCAGTCGGAGAGGGCTAGAAATAGCTTCGACCG
- the LOC137738404 gene encoding uncharacterized protein isoform X3: MGSATSSMAAKFAFFPPDPPSYDTYVDEPTGKMRISNVLPRDDVDVVRLSTKKGNEIVAMYVKNPCASLTLLYSHGNAADLGQMYHIFTELSLHLGVNLMGYDYSGYGQSSGKPSEQDTYADIEAAYKCLEEKFGVKEEDVILYGQSVGSGPALDLAVRLPNLRAVVLHSPILSGLRVMYHVKKTFWFDIYKNIDKIPLVSCPVLVIHMKLWISPMENSCGSFAKRSMNLCGSKEATIVTWNSIRNT; the protein is encoded by the exons ATGGGGTCTGCAACATCGTCTATGGCTGCAAAGTTTGCATTTTTCCCACCGGACCCTCCGTCATATGACACGTACGTCGACGAACCAACCGGGAAAATGAGGATCTCCAATGTTCTTCCCCGAGACGACGTTGATGTGGTGAGGCTGAGCACAAAAAAAGGGAATGAGATTGTGGCCATGTATGTCAAAAATCCATGTGCTTCACTCACTCTTCTGTACTCCCATGGAAACGCTGCTGATCTTGGTCAGatgtaccacattttcactgAGCTTAGCCTTCATCTGGGTGTCAATCTCATGGG GTACGATTATTCTGGCTATGGACAATCTTCTGGAAAG CCAAGTGAGCAGGACACATATGCAGACATAGAGGCAGCATACAAATGCCTTGAAGAGAAGTTCGGTGTAAAGGAGGAAGATGTCATTCTGTACGGACAGTCAGTTGGAAGCGGACCTGCTTTGGATTTGGCCGTTCGTTTGCCTAACTTGAGGGCTGTTGTTCTTCACAGTCCAATATTGTCCGGCCTCCGAGTAATGTACCATGTCAAGAAAACATTCTGGTTTGACATTTACAAG AATATCGATAAGATCCCACTTGTCAGTTGCCCAGTTTTGGTGATACAT ATGAAGTTGTGGATTTCTCCCATGGAAAACAGCTGTGGGAGCTTTGCAAAGAGAAGTATGAACCTTTGTGGCTCAAAGGAGGCAACCATTGTAACTTGGAACTCTATCCGGAATACTTGA